The following proteins come from a genomic window of Rhodoligotrophos sp. CJ14:
- the lysA gene encoding diaminopimelate decarboxylase, whose product MHFFEYRDGILHAEDVDLRSIAAAVGTPFYCYSRATLERHYRVFDEAFAGIDHMICYSPKANSNLAVMKTLADLGAGMDVVSEGELRRARAAGVPGGRIVFSGVGKTEAEMAYALDRGIHCFNVESEPELELLNKVALSKERRAPISLRINPDVDAKTHAKISTGKAENKFGISWSRAEAVYDRARQSPGLEVVGIDMHIGSQITSLEPFEKAATLIGDLFNRLKAAGHNIRHIDLGGGLGIPYKPGEPLPPSPAEYAEMAKRILGPLNCKLILEPGRLIAGNAGILATSVIYVKHGDAKSFVIVDAAMNDLIRPTLYEAYHEIRRADERRPATERMVDVVGPVCESGDFLAQNRLLPSVERGDLLVLMTAGAYGAVLAGTYNTRRLVPEVLVSGNQFAVVRRRPSYEEIIGFDALAPWQGQAGS is encoded by the coding sequence ATGCATTTTTTTGAGTATCGCGACGGCATACTGCATGCCGAAGATGTCGATTTGCGCAGCATCGCGGCTGCGGTCGGCACGCCATTCTATTGCTATTCGCGCGCCACGCTCGAGCGGCATTATCGGGTGTTCGATGAAGCCTTTGCCGGCATCGACCATATGATCTGCTATTCGCCCAAAGCGAATTCCAATCTAGCAGTGATGAAGACGCTCGCCGATCTCGGCGCGGGCATGGACGTGGTCTCGGAGGGTGAGCTGCGGCGCGCTCGGGCTGCCGGTGTTCCCGGAGGCCGGATCGTGTTTTCAGGGGTCGGCAAGACCGAAGCGGAGATGGCCTATGCTCTCGACCGGGGCATCCATTGCTTCAACGTGGAATCGGAGCCGGAGCTCGAGCTCCTGAACAAGGTGGCTTTGAGCAAAGAGAGGCGCGCGCCGATCTCGCTGCGCATCAATCCCGATGTGGACGCCAAGACCCACGCCAAGATCTCGACGGGAAAGGCCGAGAACAAGTTCGGCATCTCCTGGAGCCGGGCGGAGGCCGTCTATGATCGGGCCCGGCAATCGCCCGGGCTCGAGGTGGTCGGCATCGATATGCATATTGGCAGCCAGATCACCTCACTGGAGCCTTTTGAAAAGGCGGCCACGCTGATCGGCGACCTTTTCAATCGGCTGAAGGCGGCAGGGCACAATATCAGGCACATCGATCTTGGCGGCGGGCTCGGCATTCCTTACAAGCCCGGCGAGCCATTGCCGCCCTCGCCCGCCGAATATGCGGAGATGGCCAAGCGCATTCTCGGCCCCTTGAATTGCAAGCTCATTCTGGAACCGGGCCGCCTGATCGCCGGCAATGCCGGCATTCTGGCCACCAGCGTGATCTATGTGAAGCATGGAGACGCCAAGTCCTTCGTGATCGTGGACGCGGCGATGAACGATCTCATCCGGCCGACGCTCTATGAGGCCTATCACGAGATCCGTCGTGCTGACGAACGGCGCCCTGCCACGGAACGGATGGTGGACGTCGTGGGTCCCGTATGCGAAAGCGGCGACTTCCTGGCTCAGAACCGCTTGCTGCCCTCCGTTGAACGGGGTGACCTCCTGGTGCTGATGACCGCCGGGGCCTATGGCGCGGTGCTCGCAGGGACCTATAACACGCGACGGCTGGTGCCTGAGGTGCTCGTAAGCGGCAATCAATTTGCCGTGGTCCGCCGACGCCCGAGCTATGAGGAAATCATCGGCTTCGACGCGCTCGCTCCCTGGCAGGGACAAGCCGGAAGCTAA
- the lptM gene encoding LPS translocon maturation chaperone LptM has protein sequence MQRTRTIAALVLMALSLASCGVRGPLEPPPGAKEPDPDEPVLLDPLITPRQPGF, from the coding sequence GTGCAGCGGACCAGAACGATCGCGGCTTTGGTGCTGATGGCCCTCTCGCTCGCAAGTTGCGGCGTTCGCGGCCCCTTGGAACCGCCTCCCGGCGCCAAGGAGCCCGATCCGGACGAGCCGGTCCTGCTGGATCCGCTCATCACCCCCAGGCAGCCAGGCTTTTAA
- the argH gene encoding argininosuccinate lyase: protein MTNRMWGGRFAETPSEIMEEVNSSIDFDKRLFAQDIAGSQAHCQMLAAKGIISADDAAEIIRGLDQVQSEIEAGTFTFSRSLEDIHMNVEARLAEIIGPAAGRLHTARSRNDQVATDIRLYVRDTIDHLDHQLADLQKALAIKAKEHSDAIMPGFTHLQTAQPVTFGHHCLAYVEMFGRDRERFADARKRVNQNPLGAAALAGTSFPIDREMTSQALGFDSPMRNSLDAVSARDFAIETLSAAAISAMHLSRLSEELVLWTSAQFRFVSLSDRFTTGSSIMPQKRNPDAAELVRGKAGRVIGALVSLLVMMKGLPLAYGKDMQEDKEPLFDALDTLSLCVAAMTGMINDLTPNLAEMRAAADAGFATATDLADWLVRVLGLPFRQAHHVTGALVAKAEARNVGLHELALAEMQEVEPRITDDVYSVLTVDSSVRSRKSLGGTAPDNVLAEAERWLKQLG from the coding sequence GTGACGAACCGGATGTGGGGCGGACGCTTCGCCGAAACACCAAGCGAAATCATGGAGGAGGTCAACAGCTCCATCGATTTCGACAAGCGGCTGTTTGCCCAGGATATCGCCGGATCGCAAGCCCATTGCCAGATGCTTGCGGCAAAAGGGATCATCAGCGCCGACGACGCGGCGGAGATTATTCGCGGGCTCGATCAGGTGCAATCGGAGATCGAAGCGGGGACCTTCACATTCTCGCGCAGTCTCGAAGACATCCACATGAATGTCGAGGCGCGGCTTGCAGAGATCATCGGGCCCGCGGCAGGGAGGCTGCATACGGCACGATCCCGCAACGATCAGGTCGCGACCGATATCAGGCTCTATGTGCGCGACACGATCGATCACCTCGACCACCAACTCGCTGATCTGCAAAAAGCCCTCGCGATCAAGGCGAAGGAGCACTCGGATGCCATCATGCCCGGGTTCACACATCTCCAGACCGCACAACCCGTCACCTTCGGCCATCACTGCCTAGCTTATGTGGAGATGTTTGGGCGGGACCGTGAGCGGTTCGCGGATGCCCGCAAGCGCGTCAATCAGAATCCGCTGGGCGCAGCCGCGCTGGCCGGCACATCCTTCCCGATCGACCGGGAGATGACCTCGCAAGCCCTCGGCTTCGACAGCCCCATGCGTAATTCCCTCGATGCGGTCTCCGCCCGGGATTTCGCGATCGAAACATTGAGCGCCGCTGCCATTTCGGCCATGCACCTATCGCGCCTCTCCGAAGAGCTGGTGTTGTGGACCTCGGCGCAGTTCCGCTTCGTCAGCTTGTCCGATCGCTTCACCACCGGCTCGTCCATCATGCCGCAAAAGCGCAATCCGGATGCGGCCGAATTGGTGCGCGGCAAGGCCGGCCGGGTGATCGGCGCGCTGGTCTCGCTTCTGGTGATGATGAAGGGGCTGCCGCTCGCCTATGGCAAGGACATGCAGGAGGACAAGGAGCCACTCTTCGACGCGCTGGATACTCTTTCGCTGTGTGTTGCCGCGATGACGGGCATGATCAACGATCTCACGCCCAACCTTGCGGAAATGCGCGCCGCGGCTGATGCGGGTTTCGCGACCGCCACCGATCTTGCCGATTGGCTGGTTCGGGTGCTCGGCCTACCTTTCCGGCAAGCACATCATGTGACGGGCGCTCTGGTTGCAAAGGCAGAGGCGCGCAATGTCGGGCTTCATGAGCTTGCGCTTGCGGAGATGCAGGAGGTGGAGCCGCGCATCACGGATGATGTCTATTCCGTGCTGACGGTTGACTCTTCCGTGCGGTCCCGCAAGAGCTTAGGCGGCACTGCGCCGGACAATGTGCTTGCGGAAGCTGAACGCTGGCTCAAACAGCTTGGCTGA
- a CDS encoding TlpA disulfide reductase family protein, with protein sequence MNATAPRQNSRRLMVAVGLVLLAIAAAALYLITDEPRNAQNAGGGETTGATLPSELATGQMAALVIHKSPQDIPDFTFTDADGKEQSLAKWRGKTVLVNLWATWCAPCREEMPGLAELQRNYGGDDFEVVAISLDQKGAPAAQAFLDEIKISNLALYLDPTTKSLRSLKSVGLPTTILVNPQGKEVARLMGTALWDSPDAVRVIETAIGRADPKV encoded by the coding sequence ATGAACGCCACTGCCCCCCGCCAAAATAGTCGAAGGCTGATGGTGGCTGTCGGTCTGGTCCTGCTCGCGATCGCTGCTGCAGCCCTTTACCTGATCACCGACGAGCCGCGCAATGCACAGAATGCTGGAGGCGGCGAGACGACCGGTGCAACCCTCCCGTCTGAGCTTGCCACAGGACAGATGGCGGCGCTTGTCATTCATAAGTCGCCCCAGGACATCCCCGACTTTACCTTCACCGATGCGGACGGGAAGGAACAGAGCCTGGCGAAATGGCGCGGTAAGACGGTGCTCGTTAATCTTTGGGCCACATGGTGCGCCCCATGCCGGGAGGAAATGCCGGGCTTGGCCGAGCTCCAAAGGAACTATGGCGGGGACGATTTCGAAGTCGTAGCCATAAGTCTCGATCAGAAGGGCGCCCCTGCGGCGCAGGCCTTTCTCGACGAGATCAAGATTTCCAACCTCGCGCTTTACTTGGACCCCACGACGAAATCTCTGCGTTCGCTCAAAAGCGTGGGTCTGCCGACCACCATTCTCGTCAATCCGCAGGGTAAAGAGGTTGCGCGCCTGATGGGAACCGCCTTGTGGGATTCACCGGATGCTGTTCGCGTGATCGAGACTGCGATTGGTCGCGCTGACCCGAAAGTTTGA
- a CDS encoding DUF2794 domain-containing protein: MNDTEPIVQIGARANATALQAAANGKPSPSSNVATAFDRQELSAIFSVYGRRVAEGAWRDYAIDHGRDKAVFSIFRRSSEVPLYRIEKQPKLRHKQGLYAVIAQTGAILRRGHDIKQVLKAIDRQPKLVPI, encoded by the coding sequence ATGAACGATACTGAACCCATAGTTCAGATCGGGGCGCGGGCGAATGCGACCGCGCTCCAGGCTGCTGCGAATGGTAAGCCATCTCCCAGCAGCAATGTAGCCACAGCATTCGATCGGCAAGAGCTTTCCGCAATATTTTCGGTTTACGGCCGCAGGGTCGCTGAAGGTGCTTGGCGCGACTATGCAATCGACCATGGGCGCGACAAGGCGGTGTTCTCCATATTCCGACGGAGCAGCGAGGTACCGCTCTACCGGATCGAGAAGCAACCGAAACTGCGCCACAAGCAAGGCCTCTACGCAGTCATTGCACAGACGGGCGCAATTCTGCGCCGAGGACACGACATCAAGCAGGTGCTCAAGGCCATAGACCGGCAGCCGAAGCTGGTGCCAATCTAG
- a CDS encoding Bax inhibitor-1/YccA family protein, producing the protein MADLNNRSSYAQRGVAGTAFAVDEGLRAYMLRVYNYMTIGLVITGLAALGVYSLSVTSIEADAVARAGGVLLTQFGYTLFVSPLKWAVIFAPLAMVFFLSFRLNAMSVAGAQLAFWVFALLMGISLSSIFLVYTHGSIARVFFITAASFGALSLWGYTTKRDLAPWGSFLFMGLIGIIIASLVNIFLASSALDFVVSCAGVLIFAGLTAYDTQSIKEMYFEGDSAEAAGRKAILGALRLYLDFINLFLMLLRLFGNRN; encoded by the coding sequence ATGGCAGACCTGAACAATCGCAGCAGCTACGCGCAGCGCGGCGTCGCCGGAACGGCCTTCGCGGTCGACGAGGGACTCCGCGCCTATATGCTGCGAGTCTACAATTACATGACCATCGGGCTCGTGATCACGGGCCTCGCGGCACTTGGCGTGTATTCGCTGTCGGTGACGAGCATCGAGGCCGATGCTGTGGCTCGGGCCGGCGGTGTTCTGCTTACGCAATTCGGCTATACGCTGTTCGTCAGCCCGTTGAAGTGGGCAGTGATCTTCGCGCCTCTCGCGATGGTGTTCTTCCTCAGCTTCCGATTGAACGCCATGAGCGTTGCCGGCGCTCAGCTCGCATTCTGGGTGTTCGCCCTGCTGATGGGCATCTCTCTGTCGTCCATCTTCCTGGTTTACACCCATGGCTCGATAGCACGGGTGTTCTTCATCACCGCGGCGTCGTTCGGCGCGTTGAGCCTCTGGGGCTACACCACCAAGCGCGACCTTGCGCCCTGGGGCTCGTTCCTGTTCATGGGGCTGATCGGCATTATCATCGCCTCGCTGGTCAATATCTTCCTGGCCAGCTCAGCGCTCGATTTCGTCGTGTCCTGCGCGGGCGTGCTGATCTTCGCAGGGCTCACCGCCTATGACACGCAGTCGATCAAGGAGATGTATTTCGAGGGCGACTCGGCCGAGGCGGCCGGGCGCAAGGCTATCCTTGGTGCCTTGCGACTCTATCTCGACTTCATCAACCTGTTCCTGATGCTGCTCCGCCTTTTTGGGAACAGGAACTGA
- a CDS encoding ABC transporter permease, whose protein sequence is MSNADAAVPRAIATTASKTGATLPISFRIALRELRSGLRGFGIFLLCLILGVAALAGVRSLSSALGEGLTNRGQVILGGDAEFSLVHREAGAQEIAFLQSQGRLSQVSTMRAMTRSTKSDARALVELKAVDETYPLFGEVRLEGGGSLDEALAKRDGHWGVVADPVLLTRLGVAPGDLVQVGTLEFQVRHPLASEPDRLSEGLMFGPRLFMTREALAESGLVQPGSLVTNAYRMRMDTGGEGALRTLLEEVRTRFPDAGWRIKSRENAAPGVERFVARLTLFLSLVGLTALFVGGVGIANAVTNFLDARRRNIAILKCVGAPGRAIFEIYLIQVMILAALAIGIGLVIGAAIPIALAHLLADMLPLPLETGIYPLSLFAAAAFGVLVTLAFAIWPLGRARDIPAQSLFRDAITPARRLPHRPYIMAVAVVLLILVSVALATFEDKQLTLWYIFGLAAGFAILVGLGKALTWAAAKMPTKKTGPITRLAIGNLHRPAAPTVSVVLSLGLGLSLFVTLALVDTNLTRELQRNLPGQAPSFFFLDIQPDQHDRFEQMLKGLPGAHDIQSVPMLRGTVVSVNGVPSQQVKVDPEVAWVLRGDRGLTYSEIPPANSVITEGEWWPKDYSGEPLVSMAEDAARGMGLKVGDHLTVNVLGREITARIASLRQVEWRSLAMNFVLVFSPNALRGAPHTFLVTVKAPPGNEPEVLKVMSDAFPNSTAVRVKEALDTVNELMEQLLTAVRGANAVTLLVGVLVLAGALATGLRTRIYDAVVLKTFGARRQQLLVAYALEYGLLGLTTAIFAVVAGAAGSYAILTFAMQSSWTFSGEVAITAALLATCVTIAAGLMTTWAALRAKATPILRNE, encoded by the coding sequence ATGAGCAATGCCGATGCCGCTGTGCCGCGGGCAATCGCGACGACCGCTTCGAAGACAGGTGCCACACTTCCCATCAGTTTCCGCATTGCGCTGCGCGAGCTGCGGTCGGGCTTACGCGGATTCGGCATTTTCCTGCTGTGCCTCATTCTGGGCGTTGCCGCCTTGGCCGGCGTGCGCTCCCTCTCCTCGGCGCTCGGGGAAGGGCTCACGAACCGCGGGCAGGTCATCCTGGGCGGGGATGCTGAATTCTCCCTCGTCCACCGTGAGGCCGGCGCGCAGGAAATCGCGTTCCTGCAGTCGCAAGGCCGCCTCAGTCAGGTCTCCACGATGCGGGCCATGACCCGCTCAACCAAAAGCGACGCGCGCGCCCTGGTCGAGCTCAAGGCGGTGGATGAGACTTATCCTCTCTTCGGGGAGGTGAGGCTCGAAGGAGGCGGGTCACTTGATGAAGCCTTAGCCAAGCGGGATGGCCATTGGGGCGTTGTTGCCGATCCGGTGCTGCTCACCCGGCTCGGCGTGGCGCCGGGAGACCTCGTGCAGGTTGGCACCCTTGAGTTCCAGGTGCGCCACCCCCTTGCCAGCGAACCGGACCGACTGTCCGAAGGGCTTATGTTCGGCCCCCGCCTGTTCATGACCCGGGAGGCCTTGGCCGAGAGCGGTCTGGTCCAGCCAGGAAGTCTCGTCACGAATGCCTACCGAATGAGAATGGACACTGGCGGCGAGGGGGCGCTGCGCACCCTGCTCGAGGAGGTCCGAACGCGGTTTCCTGACGCCGGCTGGCGCATCAAGTCGCGCGAGAATGCCGCTCCCGGCGTTGAACGCTTCGTTGCCCGCCTGACCCTGTTCCTATCTCTGGTGGGGCTTACCGCCCTGTTTGTCGGCGGGGTCGGCATCGCCAATGCGGTCACGAACTTCCTCGATGCCCGCCGGCGGAACATTGCCATTCTGAAATGTGTCGGCGCGCCGGGGCGAGCGATCTTCGAAATCTATCTTATCCAGGTGATGATATTGGCGGCGCTGGCCATCGGCATCGGGCTCGTGATTGGGGCTGCTATTCCAATTGCCCTGGCTCATCTCCTGGCCGATATGCTGCCGCTGCCCCTGGAGACGGGCATCTATCCCCTCTCACTGTTCGCCGCTGCGGCGTTTGGCGTGCTGGTCACGCTGGCCTTCGCGATCTGGCCTTTGGGTCGCGCGCGAGACATACCGGCACAGTCGCTCTTCCGGGATGCGATCACTCCCGCACGTCGCCTGCCCCACCGGCCCTATATCATGGCAGTTGCCGTGGTGCTCCTGATCCTGGTGAGTGTCGCGCTGGCCACATTCGAAGACAAGCAGCTGACCCTTTGGTACATTTTCGGCCTCGCTGCAGGGTTTGCGATCCTTGTCGGATTGGGAAAGGCGCTGACCTGGGCAGCCGCGAAAATGCCCACCAAAAAAACCGGCCCGATCACGCGGCTCGCCATTGGCAATCTGCATCGTCCGGCAGCACCCACCGTCTCTGTTGTGCTATCGCTGGGGCTCGGGCTGTCGCTGTTCGTGACCCTGGCATTGGTCGATACCAACCTGACGCGGGAATTGCAGCGCAATCTGCCGGGCCAGGCGCCGTCATTCTTCTTCCTCGACATTCAGCCCGACCAGCATGATCGTTTCGAGCAAATGCTCAAGGGCCTGCCGGGGGCTCACGACATACAGAGCGTGCCCATGCTCCGGGGAACCGTCGTGAGCGTAAATGGGGTACCCTCACAGCAGGTGAAGGTGGACCCGGAGGTTGCCTGGGTGTTGCGTGGTGATCGCGGCCTTACCTATTCGGAGATACCGCCAGCCAATTCCGTGATCACGGAAGGCGAATGGTGGCCGAAGGATTATTCGGGCGAACCCCTGGTCTCGATGGCCGAGGATGCCGCGCGTGGCATGGGCCTCAAGGTTGGAGATCACCTGACAGTCAATGTTCTCGGCCGCGAGATCACGGCGCGAATCGCCAGCCTGCGTCAGGTCGAATGGCGTTCGCTCGCCATGAATTTCGTGCTCGTCTTTTCGCCAAATGCCCTGCGCGGTGCTCCACACACTTTCCTGGTGACCGTCAAGGCTCCCCCGGGGAATGAGCCCGAGGTGCTGAAGGTCATGTCGGATGCCTTTCCCAACAGCACGGCCGTTCGGGTGAAGGAAGCGCTGGATACGGTGAACGAGCTGATGGAACAGCTGCTTACGGCGGTGCGCGGTGCCAATGCGGTTACCCTGCTCGTCGGCGTGCTGGTCCTTGCCGGCGCGCTCGCAACCGGACTGCGCACGCGCATCTATGATGCCGTGGTGCTTAAAACATTCGGGGCCAGGCGCCAGCAGCTCCTCGTTGCCTATGCTCTGGAATATGGCCTTCTCGGGCTGACCACCGCCATATTCGCGGTCGTCGCGGGCGCGGCCGGTAGTTACGCAATCCTTACCTTTGCCATGCAGAGTAGCTGGACTTTTTCGGGTGAAGTGGCAATCACCGCCGCTTTGTTGGCCACCTGTGTCACGATCGCTGCCGGGCTCATGACGACCTGGGCGGCGCTGCGGGCAAAGGCTACGCCGATTCTGCGCAACGAGTGA
- a CDS encoding ABC transporter ATP-binding protein yields the protein MADPIVALSDVRLTLPSRAGPVEILRGIDLVISPGEAIGLVGPSGSGKTTLLMVLAGLEPPSAGTVKVASRDLTGLGEDALAAFRRDNVGIVFQAFHLIPTMTALENVAVPLEFKGERNAFTLAAEQLKRVRLGHRLDHYPGQLSGGEQQRVAIARALATGAQLLLADEPTGNLDQETGAQIVDLLFSVQKEEKATLVLVTHDPALAERCSRVIHMADGRIIGERQPGRTPAETEVLA from the coding sequence TTGGCCGATCCGATCGTTGCCCTCTCAGACGTCCGCCTGACATTGCCAAGCCGTGCCGGTCCGGTCGAGATCCTGCGCGGTATCGATCTCGTGATCTCGCCGGGCGAAGCCATCGGCCTGGTTGGGCCATCCGGCTCGGGCAAGACCACGCTGCTGATGGTGCTCGCTGGCCTCGAGCCGCCGAGTGCGGGAACAGTGAAGGTTGCCTCTCGCGATCTGACGGGCCTTGGCGAAGATGCGCTCGCCGCATTCCGCCGCGACAATGTGGGCATTGTCTTTCAAGCCTTCCACCTCATTCCGACCATGACGGCGCTCGAGAACGTTGCAGTCCCGCTCGAGTTCAAGGGCGAGCGCAATGCCTTTACCCTCGCGGCCGAGCAGTTGAAGCGGGTGCGGCTGGGGCATCGGCTGGACCATTATCCCGGCCAGCTCTCCGGCGGAGAACAGCAGCGGGTTGCAATCGCACGGGCGCTGGCAACGGGGGCACAGCTGCTTCTGGCGGATGAACCGACGGGCAATCTGGACCAGGAGACGGGTGCGCAGATCGTCGACTTGCTGTTCTCGGTCCAGAAGGAGGAGAAGGCGACCTTGGTGCTCGTCACCCATGATCCGGCTCTGGCCGAGCGGTGCTCACGGGTCATCCATATGGCAGACGGCCGTATCATCGGAGAACGCCAGCCCGGCAGAACCCCCGCCGAGACGGAAGTGCTCGCATGA
- a CDS encoding arylesterase: MRQIKTVLLLLVVMMLSGTFALARAAEPLKLVVLGDSLSAGFGLGAGESFPAQLEKALREKGHDVTVINAGVSGDTASGGLSRLDWAVPDDVDAVIVELGANDALRGVDPAVTEKALGEILKRLSSRKIPVLLAGMIAPPNMGKEYGDAFNSIYARLAQQHGALLYPFFLEGVAAEASLNLEDGMHPNAKGIATIVERVTPLVEQLLTRANGAQAG; the protein is encoded by the coding sequence ATGCGGCAAATCAAGACGGTGTTACTCCTGCTGGTCGTCATGATGCTTTCCGGCACTTTCGCTCTCGCGCGCGCGGCCGAGCCGCTGAAGCTCGTCGTGCTCGGCGACAGCCTTTCGGCAGGCTTTGGACTTGGCGCCGGCGAGTCCTTCCCGGCCCAGCTGGAGAAGGCCTTGCGAGAGAAGGGGCATGACGTGACGGTGATCAATGCCGGCGTCTCGGGCGACACCGCCTCTGGCGGCCTGTCGCGGCTTGATTGGGCTGTGCCGGACGATGTCGATGCGGTGATCGTCGAGCTTGGCGCCAATGATGCCCTGCGCGGTGTTGATCCTGCGGTGACCGAAAAGGCGCTGGGAGAGATCCTCAAGCGCCTGAGCAGCCGAAAGATCCCCGTGCTCCTCGCCGGCATGATCGCGCCTCCCAACATGGGCAAGGAATATGGCGATGCCTTCAATTCCATTTATGCCCGCCTCGCGCAGCAGCATGGCGCGCTGCTCTATCCGTTTTTCCTGGAGGGGGTTGCTGCAGAGGCCTCGCTAAACCTGGAGGATGGCATGCATCCCAATGCGAAGGGGATCGCAACGATCGTCGAGCGCGTCACGCCGCTCGTCGAGCAGCTCCTGACGCGTGCCAACGGTGCCCAGGCCGGCTGA
- a CDS encoding aldo/keto reductase, producing MNYRKLGRTDLQVSEICLGSMTWGEQNTEAEGHAQIDYALDRGINFIDTAELYSIPPKPETQGSTERIIGSWFRSRGRRDKVILASKIVGRTDRTWFRDDNVPARLTPEQIFEACEKSLKRLRTDYIDLYQLHWPDRKVPTFGERRPLEITEDEVPIEEQLGALNRLVEQGKVRHIGLSNETPWGTMRFVTTAEAKRLPRVQSIQNAYSLVNRTFEDGLAEIALREQVGLLAYSPLAQGYLTGKYANGALPAGTRKQLFDRLQRYEGPGSQVAIDAYVALARRFGVDPAQMAIAFAVSRPFTTSVIIGATTMQQLAADIDAAAVSLSPELLKEIDAIHLVHKNPCP from the coding sequence GTGAACTATCGGAAATTGGGTCGGACGGACCTTCAGGTGAGCGAAATCTGCTTGGGGTCCATGACCTGGGGCGAGCAGAACACTGAAGCCGAAGGCCATGCCCAGATCGATTACGCCCTCGACCGCGGCATCAATTTCATCGACACCGCCGAGCTTTATTCGATACCCCCCAAGCCCGAGACGCAGGGAAGCACCGAGCGGATCATCGGCTCATGGTTCAGATCCCGCGGCCGGCGCGACAAGGTCATCCTGGCAAGCAAGATCGTGGGGCGCACCGATCGCACCTGGTTCCGCGACGATAATGTTCCCGCTCGCTTGACGCCCGAGCAGATTTTCGAGGCTTGCGAGAAAAGCCTGAAACGGCTCCGCACGGATTATATCGATCTCTACCAGCTTCATTGGCCCGATCGTAAAGTTCCCACATTCGGCGAACGTCGGCCTCTGGAGATCACCGAGGATGAAGTGCCGATCGAGGAGCAACTCGGTGCGCTCAACCGGCTTGTCGAGCAGGGCAAAGTCCGCCACATCGGCTTATCCAATGAGACTCCCTGGGGTACCATGCGTTTCGTGACCACCGCCGAGGCAAAGCGCCTGCCGCGGGTTCAGTCCATTCAGAATGCCTATTCTCTCGTCAACCGGACCTTCGAGGACGGATTGGCGGAAATAGCGCTGCGCGAACAGGTCGGCTTGCTCGCCTATTCTCCTCTCGCGCAAGGCTACCTCACCGGGAAATACGCCAATGGCGCCCTCCCGGCTGGGACGCGCAAGCAGCTCTTTGATCGGCTGCAGCGCTATGAGGGTCCTGGCAGCCAGGTGGCCATCGACGCCTATGTGGCGCTCGCCCGGCGGTTCGGTGTCGATCCCGCCCAAATGGCCATCGCATTCGCCGTCTCGCGCCCGTTTACCACTTCAGTAATCATTGGTGCCACCACCATGCAGCAGCTCGCTGCAGATATCGATGCGGCTGCGGTTTCCCTAAGTCCGGAGCTGCTGAAGGAGATTGACGCCATTCACCTGGTGCATAAGAACCCCTGTCCATGA